In Juglans microcarpa x Juglans regia isolate MS1-56 chromosome 1S, Jm3101_v1.0, whole genome shotgun sequence, the genomic stretch GAGGAGTTGCGGTTGCTGGATTCTACCTCTGACTTTGGTTTGGTGTCttaggtatttttatttttttccttttcagttcAGCAGCCACGTTGCTGTTTTATTTAACCATGCTCAGTCTGAGGCACCATATAATCTACCGATAAGGTAGGCATCCTTCTGTACACTTTCATGACAGTTCCTTGTAGAACCTGTAGGAGTAAAATTAATGGAAGCTGCTTTTGGCTCTGTACATAGTGTAACATTATGTAAAGATCTGGTATTGGGTATTGTTGACCTGATATTAGgtaattattttttgggttcAGGTTGATTCGGAGGCAATAACTTCATTCCACAGTGTACTCGGTTTTTAgacatgttttgaaatttactGCAATCTGCCTTTTTCTTTACAACTTTATTCCTTTGAATCCAGATACTTTGTCTTCAGGTTTGAACCTCAAGAATGAAATTGGTGTTGGCTGTTGAGCATCTCGTCAATTTGATTTGGTCACAATAAAAAGTGATGATGATTTCTTCTGAACTAGACCATCTTTAATGTAATTGGGCGTTTGTTCCAGGCATTTCAATTTTTCAGCCCTCTTGTACTTTGTATTTAATGCAATCAAAATTCTTTAATGTAGCCGTTGCTCTGTCTCCCTGTAACTTTGCAAGAGTCTTGGATGGGGATCATGAGTCTTGGATGGGGATCATGGGCTCTGTCTCCCTGTAACTTTGCAAGAGTCTTGGATGGGGATCATGGGCCTCATTGAACACGCTGCATTCTCTTGAATTAGTGATGAGCATGGCCCTATGCATTTAGTAGACATTTGCTTTTGAGTCAGGCAAGACTTGGACCCAAGCAAGGGATAAGAAGTATAGCAACGTTACCACAAGCAATGTTAACTTGGACAGATCAGGTGTTCCTATTTTAGGATGCAAATTGCTTCGAGTTTGTGTAGGCCggagtgtgttttttttttttttttttgtcataaagGATAGAGTTTGGATTTTTGGCacattggttttggttttttattttatttaaggcGTAGTCTTTGTAACTGCCctgttttttttccccataaGTGAGTTATTAATAGAatcaaggatatatatatatatatatatatatatatatattttaaataaaaaataaaaattgaagtaaaatttaaaagaaaaaagtaataaaaagtgagatgcatcatatttttgaaaaacggataaaaatattatattttattctaaattttgttgcaCTTGTTAATATGACTAACTTTTAAGAATGAAGTGGTTTCAATCTTTTATGTGTTTGCTACTTACCTTTTCATTTAAGATGTGTTAcataagaaaataagaatattatttaaagataaattctgtacatcaaccactattcactttcacacctcatatctataagttttttttttttttcatagggtataGGAGTGTAATTTATAGGATGTGAGAgtgttttttatagggtgtggagtaatgaatagtggttgatgagaaaatattttcttatttaaaagaaaacctaCTAAAATTCAACCAATCTTGGATTTACTGGACTCAACGACAAAAACATTGCCATCGTTGATCCTTTTTAGCTTATACGAATTGTCGtataatcaaaacaaaatttctttctcaaactaggGTATAGGCCATAGGGGCCCAGGCCATAGAAACGTTCGGAGGACACGGGCGTAATATTGTGAAATGACCATACCCACCCAGTCCAACAAAATAGTGCAGAATATTAGGGTTCCAATATAAATAACAACATCAGCCCTTCCCCTTCTGTGACTCTCCAAAATTCCAAATCTCCCACTATAGATTCATAAACAGAACCAAACAGGTGctttctctctccgtctctctctatTGTATGTATGTACATGTGTGATGTGCTTTTGGTTACCATGTTTTATCTAAGAGTGATTGATTGGATCTGGTGTAGCGAGGTGTAGGGAAGGAGATGGCGACAGTACCGGGGCCGTTGATATGGGAGATGGTAAAGAAGAACAACTCGTTCCTGGTGAAGGAGTTCGGGAGAGGAACGGCGAGCGTGCAGTTCAGCAAGGAGAGCAACAATCTCTACAACCTCAACTCCTACAAGCACTCTGGTTAGATTATTCGCAGGCTTTctgtttagtaaaaaaataagatggatTCTGATTGtgttgattttactttttttttaatcttgaatttgtatattttggtaTTGTTGGATTGATTTTCGTTGTCTTTCATGAGTAGAGTCATCGTGATTGTCTTGCTGTCTCTTTTATTTCAGAGAAAATGATGGCGaactctgcaattttttttttcttgttttggtcTGTGAGAAGGAAGGGGATAGGAAAACTTTTAATTCTGGTTTTTTGCTTACTTCATAGATGGTTTTTCCCTGATGGAAGAACAAAtaaggttttttattttgtctgtAACAATTAGATCatgaaaaaggaataaaaaaatttgtgttggtttggttttcgataaaataattttgactaCATTTCCCCCCATTTTTGTGGGGGCTggaattctttttaatttttttattacaatttaaagaaattaatttgttgGAAAAGATTCTGAATTCTGAAATTTATCTTCGTTTTTTTTCCGACAATTTGTAAGGAAAGGAGCTGttaaaagtttgaaacttttttttacttgtcagaaaatgtttaaaaagttgCATATTTCAGAATGATTTAGGTTTTGTGGAAGTGGGAATTGCAGCAGGAGTCCGCAGACCTCTTGTTAAGTTTGGCTCTCTAGTTCAAACTTAATGTACTAGTTTCCGTTTGATGGCAGGGAAGGGTTGTGGGATATTAAGGAAATTGAGTTTTATCTTACAAGCTGTCTACTATATAGAAAGAAGATTATTTTGCTAAACCTTGGACCTGTCTGATACCGGTTATCTGGGAATATTTTTGTTCCTGGAGTCCAAAAAGACACATTTTTGGGTCTTTGGAGTGAATTGAAGATGCATTTTTTTGCATTTCCTCTCTTAAAGTGTCTTATTTTAAAGATGTGCTAGAAAAATGCAGAGATAAATCGCAGAATTTTCTCTTCATTTAAATTGTTGTTGCTCTGTATTAAAATTCTTGACGAAGTTTTAGCACTTAAGTTTAAAATGTCTCAAGGTTCTGAGTTACTTTTTATCTTCTCATGTTTCTTAGCATGGCTTGAACTATTTGttatgaaaaagaagagaaagcagGACTTGAACCATCCATTTTGTTGGTAGGAGTAATTCAGGGTCTTCTATGTGTGTGTTATGAAAAgagatttgtaaaaaaaaggTGTTATGAAATGTGCTTGTGTATTGGGATGCATCAGGTCTGGCAAACAAGAAAACAGTTATTATTCAACCTGAAGGTAAAGACCGATCGGTGTTGCTTGCTACAACCAAGACCAAGAAGCAGAACAAGCCTGCTGCTTTGCTTCACAagtctgtgatgaaaaaggagTACCGCAGGATGGCAAATGCTGTGGCAAACCAGGTAATGTCAGAAGCTGGTtccttttagattttttttttctttttttttttatttttggggggggggggggggggttctacATATTTGAGTACTTTATCTCTTCAGTGTGTGAAGGTTCAAAATTGTTATCCTGTTTTTGGCCACAAATCTCAACACTCTGCGGTGATGAGCCACTAACATGTAAGAAGAAACCGTATGATATGGTTTTCTCGATGAAATCTGTTTGTTACGCTTGGCTTCTGAGCTTCCAGTgttcaaatagtttttttctttacatatttgTGTACTTTACTTTCTCTCTTCATAGACGTGTATATAAGATATACTAGAAACTTACCTCcactcaaaatatttatttggtttttggcCCCAAATTTCAACTCTCTGCGGTGATGAGCCACTAACATGTAAGAAGAAACTGTATGATATGGTTTTCTCGATGAAATGTGCTTGTTACGCTTGGCTTCTGAGCTTCCGGTGTTCAAACAGTTTTTCTTTACATACTTCTTTTTATTGGCAATGGGTGCACGGGCCCTCGGCAAAACTTGATTGAGTACTTTACATATTTGAGTACTATGTCTTTTCAGAGATTTGTGCATAAGATATACTAGAAACTTACCTCCTCTCAAAATCTTTATCCGGTTTTTCCCCCAAATTTCAACTCTCTGCGGTGATGAGCCACTAACATGTAAGAAGAAACAGTATAATATGGTTTTCTCGATGAAATGTGCTTGTTACGCTTGGCTTCTGAGCTTCCGGTGttcaaacagtttttttttacataatttttttttattggcaatgggtgcacaggccctcggcaaaaCTTGATTGAGTACTTTACATATTTGAGTACTATGTCTCTTCAGAGATTTGTGCATAAGATATACTAGAAACTTACCTCCTCTCAAAACCTTTATCCGGTTTTTCCCCCAAATTTCAACTCTCTGCGGTGATGAGCCACTAACATGTAAGAAGAAACCTTATAATATGGTTTTCTCGATGAAATGTGCTTGTTACGCTTGGCTTCTGAGCTTCTGGTGTTCAAACAGTTTTtctttacataatttttttttttattggcagtgggtgcacaggccctctgCAAAATTTGATTGAGTACTTTACATATTCGAGTACTATGTCTCTTCAGAGATTTGTGCACAAGACATACTAGAAACTTTTCTCCTCTCAAAATCTTTATCCGGTTTTTTCCCCCAAATTTCAACTCTCTGCGGTGATGAGCCACTAACATATAAGAAGAAACCTTATAATATGGTTTTCTCGATGACATGTACTTGTTACGCTTGGCTTCTGAGCTTCAAGTGATCAAACAGTTTTTCACTGCACTGTATCTCATATTGTATGTATTGGTATGTTAACCTCGATTGATTACTGTGTTCCTTATAACATTGTTTGTTAATCGTGTATATGCATTGTTTGTCCTTGGACCTTCTATTCAGAATGGTCTATGGTTCTCAATTATCCATGCTGCAACAATTATTGCCagattatattctaaaatcGTGTGTTATTCACGAATTACAGGTTGCAGATAACTACTACAGGCCAGATCTAAAGAAAGCCGCCCTTGCCAGGTTGAGCGTTGTGCACAGGAGCCTCAAAGTTGCCAAATCTGGTGTCAAGAAGAGGAATAGGCAGGCTGTGAGAGTTTACGGTAGGAAATGAGTTAGGGGTTATGATAAATTGTATTGTGCTTCTTCCTCCGTTGTCTTGATTCTCCACACTACAATTCTGGATTCCCTTTTTGTTTCCATCTTCATTGTGGTGACTTATTCTTGGGAtgcattttttttggtttaacaGACAGAGATGTAGTCGCTTTTTACCTAACATCATGATATATGCTTATTTTGGGCTAGTTGAATTCCGACTAGATTGATCTTTTGAAGAACGATATGAAGATCATTTAATACCTCGGAACCATAATTATGGAGCATGATATTTGATATTATACTAAAATCCTGACATACTTGTCTAAAAAGGAATCTGACTATGGATTGTTCACAAGTCATGTCATTGGAAATGGGTTTGTCACACGCATTAGTTGCCTTGTTTAGTTCCCTAACCCTGAGAATTCGTGCTAATGTTTTCACATCAACGGTGCACCATATGTCTCAAAAGAgaagtgaaaaaaaagaaaagaaaagaacgaGTGCACCATATAGTTTCTAGGCATTTAGCTGCCACAAACATATCACTTTCTAACCAACCCCCGCCGTGAAGAATGATGTCGCTTTGGTCGTTGCTTCTCTCCTTCATGGAGACTTCAGTAGAACTGTAGAACCAGGAAATCCTCTTAGGTATATGGATTCCAACAATTTGAAGGCAGGGGTCAAGAGGTGAGCCGAGGCTCTGATGAGGATGGGCCCATACATTTTAATCgccaatatttttctttttctttttcttttgagttgGGCAAAGACTTTGATCCAATGATAATCATATCTAAAGGCTATTTGTTGTTGCAAGTTCTTTTACTCCATGCAAGACTCTGGTCTAATCAAGGATAATGTAGGTCCATCGTTATTTTTTACTCTATTAGTAATGTAAATAAGTTTGAGAATTGATTTATACAGGTTTTAAATTGACAAGTTTGCAACTCTTTGTAAAAAGATTGATCCAATTTTGAAGGTATaaacaaattattcttttttaggCCCCTTTTGAAagtttatcatctcatcattacaatttttctaaattctcacactcaatttaactttttcaaatcttaaaataataataatattaaaaaataatattctaataatatttttttcaacttttatctttcatctaaaatcatctaatctaatctaatctaatctttgaatccaaacaagcccttaatgaaatctatattttttttttttataaaaaatttacatgaaacttaTCTTTCTAGACTTTACCAtcgttgatatttatttttgggcttatagcattatcatttatatacaAATTGTCGTAAAATGGAAACAATTTTTTCCTTCCCGGTACCCGAGCCATGAGTTTCCGAGGACATGGGCGTAATATAGTTAAATGAACCGTGCCCACCCAGTCCAACAAAATAGTGCAGAAAATTAGGGCTCCAATATAAAGAGCAGCATAAACCCTTCCCTCGCTTCCGCCCTCCAAAAttctccaccccccccccccccccccccacaagaTTCATAAACAGAACCAAAcaggtcctctctctctctcgttataTATTTGTGGATGTGTTTTTGGACCCAGCGTTATTTTCTGAGCGAGTTTCTATCTGGTGTAGCAAGGTGCAGGGAAGGAGATGGCGACAGTACCCGGGCAGTTGATATGGGAGATGGTGAAGAAGAACAACTCGTTCCTGGTGAAGGAGTTTGGGAATGGAACGGCCAGCGTGCAGTTCAGCAAGGAGAGCAACAACCTCTACAACCTCAACTCCTACAAGCACTCTGGTTAGATTATTCGCTGGCTTTATGTTtagttttggaaaaatatagGATAGATTCtcacttttaattaaaaaaataggatGGTTTCTTCTTGTGTTGGTTTTACTTACACTGTTGTTTTAgtcttgattttgtttatttttgaagtgtCAGATTATTTTCGTTGTCGTCATGAGTAGGGTCACCGTGGTTATTTTGTTGTCTCTTTGGTTTCAGAGATAATGAAGGCAAACTCCgcgtttttatgttttttgttttgcgCTGTGAGAAGGAAAAGGATAGGAAAGCTTTTTCTTTATGATTTTTGTGTACtttagagatattttttttagacgGAAGAGGaaacatttattaatttttagattttaacaaATTGCATCAGAAATTAAATTGTTGGAGAATTATGAATAATGAATGTTATGTTTGTTTCATTTCCGAGTACGTGGAGTGGAGGATATTACggttaaaaagtttgaaaagtttcATTTTTCAGAATTATTTAGGTTTTGTAATTTGTAGAAATGGGAGTTGCAGCGAGTTTCCGCAGATATATTTCAAGTTTGGCCGACTAGTTCAAGTTCCATgtactttaaataaaattagtcAAAGTTTAATGTAAGAGTTTCTGTTTGATTTGGGTGCGGAAGGGCGGTGGGATATTAACCAAATTGAAGTTTTTACATCTTTTTTAGCAGTCTACCATATAGAAAGAAGATTAGTTTGAGAATTCATGGACCTTTCCGATAgatctgaaaatattttgttcctaGAAGAACAACAGACTTGGTCTGTGTTATTGAAACATGCAATGAGAACTTGAGCGAATCcctcttcatttaaattatgttgcTTATATGGGAAGTCTTAAGGAATTTGTGGAAGAAGTGGCCGGAACTGAGGTTTTAGAACCCAAGTTAAAATGTGGTATGGTTCTGATTTTCTTGAAgcttaacttatttttttaaaataatgtgaCTTGAGCTATATTTGGTGGGTAGGAGTAGTCGAGGATCTTTATGCATGTTTCATGAATGTGCCTTTTTATTGGGATGTATCAGGTTTGGCAAACAAGAAAACAGTTACCATTCAACCTGAGGGCAAAGATAGATCGGTGTTGCTTGCTACAACCAAGACCAAGAAACAGAACAAGCCTGCTGCTTTGCTTCACAAGTCCGTGATGAAAAAGGAGTTCCGCAGGATGGCAAATGCAGTGGCCAACCAGGTAATTTCAGAAGCTAGGTCCTTTTAGATttgggaaggggggggggggggatcttTACATATATAAGTACTTTGTCTCTTCAGATATGTTGAGGTAAGACACTGGAAGCTTATCTCCACTCGACATCTTGATCTATTTTTTGCCcccaaatttcttttttacgaTGTGATGAGCCACTAACATGTAAGAAGAAACCATATAATATGGTTTTCTCGATGAAATGTACTTTACGCTTGGCTTCTGAGCTTCAgtctttgaaaaactttttgcTGCACTGGATCTCATCTTGTGTAAGTATTTAGGACATCAAGGTCATTTGATTACCATGTTGTTTGCTAATCGTATAAATGCTTTGTTTGCCCATGCACCTTTATATTCAGCATAGTGTTTGGTTCTCAATCGTACAATGCTGTGACAATTAAGGCCAGGTTATATTCTAAGATCGTGCATATTCACTTGTTACAGGTTGCAAATAACTACTACAGGCCTGATCTAAAGAAAGCCGCCCTTGCTAGGTTGAGTGCTGTGCACAGGAGCCTCAAAGTTGCCAAATCTGGTGTCAAGAAGAGGAACAGGCAGGCTGTGAGAGTTTACGGTAGGAAATGAGCCAGGGGTTTTCATAAATTGTAGTGTGCTTCCTCTGTGGTTTTGATTCTCCTCAGCATAATTTCCTTCTTATTCtcgagaatttttttttttttttaatagactgATACTTTCATTTTTGGGCAGCTGAATTCTGAAGTTTACTAGTAAAACGAGTAAATGAGTTCATTCCTCGTATTTGCTGATGGTGAGTAAAAAATTAGGCCGTATTTTAGGTGTCTTAGCAATCTTTACCAATGTGCTAGCATCTCAAGTCTGCCGTGATAACCGGACTAGATTATTGGTAAAGACTGCAGATatttcaaaacctcaaaccGCCATCATAATATAATGTAGCATGTTATCGGCCAACCTAGTCCTTATAGTTTTTGTTCTAGGAATTTTAGACCATTTCATCTGGCCATGGATTGTCGAAAATCAATTGGGTGTGGGTTTGTCTCGACCCTTAGTTGCCTTGTTTGGTTCTCTagcctcataagttcgtgcaaatGTTTTCTGAGCAACTATTGCTGCAGTACATGGTTCTCTGAGCATTTAGCTGCAACGATCAGCAGTCCAAGAAAGCTCCAAAACAGACCATGTTGGTAAATAAGtccgtctctctttctctaaacAACGGAGGGGCCGTGAAGAATGACGTCGCAAAGCGTGGATGCATTGATCTTTGCTTCTCCGTCATGGAGATTTCAGTAGAACCAGAAACGCCACCGGAGGATATGGATAGGCTTGCAAAACTTTGTTAAacgtattttaaaaaaaaaaaaaaaaatctcgaagAAATGAAAGATATATAAACAGAATGTTAagatatcaagaaaaataatgttattttgtcttaaattttatattttttcaatcactTCTATTAAGAGTAATATATTTAAagtagttttatatatttaaaaaatttgttaattACAGTAATGGATTGAGCAAGTGTGGTACATTTATTTCAAAAGAGTGATCTAtctttaagaaattaattttttttaatgtaaattttatttttatttttttatatttttaaaaatatgtgagaCTTACTTACTCCCtacaaacatcattttttaaaataatgtcaTAACTCTACGTGACTTGGATAATAAAATGTGGCATGAAGAATCACGTTCCtttatcgagagagagagagagagattatctGCCGAAAGCCCTTGCTAGTCTTCAATTTTAAATAAGCCAGTCTAGctcagatttatttatttatttattttttgaagatagCTCAGATTTATTGGTTTGGGGAGAATAAAGCATTAATTGGGTCATAAAGTTTGGATTGGGCCCCCAATATCATCAGTAATCtaccccaaaaaataaaaaataaaaatagagagagagattcgaGAAGAGGAGAGAAGAGAACCCTAGCTCCCAGCAAGAGCAACTAAGCAACTTTgagagtgagagggagagggagagcttCCACGGAAGCTGAGACTGCTCTTCTTCCAGTTCGTGGTTACCGTTGAGGTATAAAACTTGTAACTGTTTCTTTATTATTTGGGTGCTATTACGATTTGGTTCTTTCTTTTGTTCATGTATAAGGTCTATCTTCGATCTGGTTTGCTTTCATGTTATCCTAGCATCAACTTCCAAAACCATGTAAAAAGATACGACAGTACGATTATGTAAAATCTCATCAGGAAATCTCACCACGATTGTACGATTGTTATCCTACCATCAACTTGTCTCTTAGTTGTTGTAAATTGTTAAATAATCTTGACAACTTAATGGCCAGCTTCTTGTCTATTCATATTTGTATGGCATATTCCTGCTTAATATCTACATAGAtgcatacatgtatatatacatccagtacttggttactcctatttatatatatatatatataaaatacttttacttaaaaaaaaaaaaatgcattcatgtaAAATCCATACTGAAATATGGCTATAAATGGTGTTAAAGTTTGTGGGAAGAGGAATAAGACAATGATTTaaatcaataaaagaaaaaagaggaatttCAAGTTTGTGGAAAGATTCATTTTGATTTAAATAGGCTTTctagtaataatatattgtcGCGGaatgacttatcaaaaaaatatatatatattgtcgcGGAATAATGTTATGTTGCCAGAGAATAGGATGAAAAATCATAGAAGatagggcaaaaaaaaaaaaaaaagattaaaaaaaggcTGATATATGTGAATAGTCTGCGCACCTTATTTTCAGATGTGAAGTACTGTTAACATATCATTCATAATATGAGTGAACTTATTATGACCGTAGTGCACAAAGTGTGCTTTTGTGCTCTTATAATTTGTAGGTTTTAATGTCCAAGCCTTGGGTCTTTGATATTAGtactttttttcttgtatttagGCATTTTCTCTTGTacacttcctgtgtacttgagctatgcctatttacttgattcaataaaacttcttattacttataaaaaaaaatattagtaccTTTTTTGGCATTAAATAAGTTGGTTTTCGAATTTACACATATTTCTAGGCTGGTATTGCTGTGTCTATCATAACAAACAATGGCAGATGGTCATGAAACGGACAAGAATATTGAGATATGGAAAATCAAGAAGTTGATCAAAGCCCTGGAAGCTGCAAGAGGCAATGGTACCAGCATGATATCTCTTATAATGCCTCCACGTGATCAAATATCTCGTGTGACTAAGATGTTGGGTGATGAATTTGGAACTGCTTCAAACATCAAAAGCAGAGTCAACCGTCAGTCGGTTTTGGCCGCCATTACTTCTGCTCAACAGAGGCTGAAGCTTTATAATAAGGTTCCTCCCAATGGGCTTGTCCTTTATACTGGGACAATTGTTACTGATGATGGGAAGGAAAAGAAGGTCACATTTGACTTCGAGCCTTTCAAGCCTATAAATGCATCACTCTACCTCTGTGATAATAAGTTTCACACAGAAGCCCTAAATGAACTCTTAGAGTCTGATGACAAGTTTGGTTTTATTGTCATGGATGGAAATGGCACACTTTTTGGGACATTGAGTGGAAACACACGAGAGGTTCTTCATAAATTCACAGTTGATCTACCAAAGAAGCATGGAAGAGGAGGGCAGTCAGCTCTGCGTTTTGCTCGTCTTCGGATGGAAAAGCGGCACAACTATGTGAGAAAGACTGCGGAACTTGCCACACAATTCTTCATTAATCCTGCAACAAGTCAGCCTAATGTTTCTGGGCTAATACTTGCAGGTTCCGCCGACTTCAAAACTGAGCTGAGTCAGTCAGATATGTTTGATCCTCGATTGCAGGCGAAGATATTGAATGTGGTTGATGTTTCTTATGGAGGCGAAaatggtttcaatcaagctaTTGAGCTTTCATCAGAAATCCTGTCAAATGTGAAGTTTATACAAGAGAAACGCCTCATTGGGAAATATTTTGACGAGATCAGCCAGGATACTGGGAAATATGTCTTTGGTGTAGAGGACACATTGAAAGCTCTAGAAATGGGTGCTGTAGAAACACTTATTGTTTGGGAAAATTTGGACATTAATAGGTATGTCCTGAAACACAGCACCACTGGTGAGATAATAATAAAGCACCTGAACAAGGAACAAGAGGCCGATCAGAGCAACTTTCGGGATCCAGCTACCTCTGTGGATTTGGAAGTTCAGGAGAAGATGTCCTTACTTGAGTGGTTTGCCAATGAGTATAAGCGGTTTGGCTGCACACTTGAATTTGTTACCAACAAATCTCAAGAGGGATCACAATTTTGCAGAGGGTTTGGTGGGATCGGGGGTATACTTCGTTACCAGCTTGATATGAGATCCTTTGATGAGTTATCTGATGATGGTGAAGTATACGAGGATTCGGATTAAGTGTCGATCGCCTGTGGTTTACTGCACTCGTTGGAGGATGTTGTGAAAGTTTGCACCAGGTGCAATGGTGTCTTTGCTGCTGCAGCTACCTGCGAGACTCGAAAATACAGTCTGTGATTTGATTTCACTGCTTCAGAGTTTATTTTGCTT encodes the following:
- the LOC121246656 gene encoding 60S ribosomal protein L28-2-like; the protein is MATVPGPLIWEMVKKNNSFLVKEFGRGTASVQFSKESNNLYNLNSYKHSGLANKKTVIIQPEGKDRSVLLATTKTKKQNKPAALLHKSVMKKEYRRMANAVANQVADNYYRPDLKKAALARLSVVHRSLKVAKSGVKKRNRQAVRVYGRK
- the LOC121246655 gene encoding 60S ribosomal protein L28-2-like — its product is MATVPGQLIWEMVKKNNSFLVKEFGNGTASVQFSKESNNLYNLNSYKHSGLANKKTVTIQPEGKDRSVLLATTKTKKQNKPAALLHKSVMKKEFRRMANAVANQVANNYYRPDLKKAALARLSAVHRSLKVAKSGVKKRNRQAVRVYGRK
- the LOC121246652 gene encoding eukaryotic peptide chain release factor subunit 1-3; translation: MADGHETDKNIEIWKIKKLIKALEAARGNGTSMISLIMPPRDQISRVTKMLGDEFGTASNIKSRVNRQSVLAAITSAQQRLKLYNKVPPNGLVLYTGTIVTDDGKEKKVTFDFEPFKPINASLYLCDNKFHTEALNELLESDDKFGFIVMDGNGTLFGTLSGNTREVLHKFTVDLPKKHGRGGQSALRFARLRMEKRHNYVRKTAELATQFFINPATSQPNVSGLILAGSADFKTELSQSDMFDPRLQAKILNVVDVSYGGENGFNQAIELSSEILSNVKFIQEKRLIGKYFDEISQDTGKYVFGVEDTLKALEMGAVETLIVWENLDINRYVLKHSTTGEIIIKHLNKEQEADQSNFRDPATSVDLEVQEKMSLLEWFANEYKRFGCTLEFVTNKSQEGSQFCRGFGGIGGILRYQLDMRSFDELSDDGEVYEDSD